A region of Oryzias latipes chromosome 18, ASM223467v1 DNA encodes the following proteins:
- the LOC101172027 gene encoding signaling mucin HKR1 encodes MSDMHALIMMDSSSPDFLSAEDSLSSTSGMEKDRKPRKTVQRVTKRREKNRDAARKSRRKQTERADELHEELQDLEQSNSAFLKEIAELKKDLLFYQMTLERHKPYCCLRASGSSSPSSCCSRSPNYHQANSSPLQASNSPSPFDLTVRTPSPPAPSSTPAAVNILKTSSPSPSSPSPVMVCNPAGVSTWGASLSGFSKLPLAPLNLSSKVSAAPSPIPHTAAQSPDMSSPIESFTDYVLAKLDASLAAAPKTQVPIACMEAKNTRAVKQDFSMSHPRALSGNPSSLSWPYGLIPASYQASPALTASGQTLQTSLPPVGWKQNQQASFRAKSLHSLLTGPSPLDIYQACSSIPNLSFSQTQATVPDTSQDVSLSELLEFNDWILSGPAEK; translated from the exons ATGTCAGATATGCATGCGTTGATCATGATGGACTCCAGCAGCCCTGACTTTCTCTCAGCTGAAGATAGTCTCAGCAGCACATCTGGGATG GAGAAGGACCGCAAACCCCGAAAGACTGTCCAAAGAGTGACCAAACGGCGAGAGAAGAACAGGGATGCAGCGAGGAAGAGCCGCAGGAAACAAACTGAAAGAGCCGACGAGCTTCACGAG GAGCTTCAAGATCTTGAGCAATCAAACTCTGCATTTCTGAAGGAAATCGCTGAACTGAAGAAAGACCTCCTCTTCTACCAGATGACCCTGGAGCGCCACAAGCCTTACTGCTGCCTCAGAGCCTCCGGCTCGTCCAGcccctccagctgctgctcgaGGTCGCCAAACTACCATCAAGCCAACTCCAGCCCTTTGCAGGCCTCCAACTCTCCTTCTCCCTTTGACCTCACTGTTAGGACtccctctcctccagctccttcatCCACCCCAGCAGCAGTTAACATCCTCAAaacctcctccccctccccctcctctcccAGCCCAGTGATGGTGTGTAACCCGGCTGGTGTCTCCACATGGGGAGCTTCTCTGTCTGGCTTTAGCAAACTACCTCTGGCCCCGTTGAATCTATCCAGCAAGGTGTCTGCCGCCCCAAGCCCGATTCCCCACACAGCCGCTCAGTCTCCGGACATGTCCTCGCCGATTGAAAGTTTCACAGACTACGTTTTAGCAAAGCTGGATGCTTCTCTGGCTGCAGCTCCAAAAACACAGGTCCCCATAGCGTGCATGGAGGCCAAGAACACGCGAGCTGTAAAACAAGATTTTTCCATGAGCCATCCGCGTGCGCTCAGTGGAAACCCGAGCAGCTTGAGTTGGCCATATGGACTTATTCCGGCATCTTACCAAGCTTCTCCGGCTCTCACAGCTTCCGGACAAACTCTCCAAACTTCTCTGCCTCCTGTTGGGTGGAAGCAAAACCAACAAGCGTCCTTCAGGGCAAAATCGCTGCACTCTCTGCTCACTGGGCCCAGTCCTCTCGATATCTATCAAGCTTGCTCCAGCATCCCTAATTTATCTTTTTCCCAAACTCAAGCAACTGTGCCAGATACGTCACAAGATGTGTCGTTGTCTGAGTTGTTGGAGTTTAACGACTGGATCCTGAGCGGGCCAGCGGAGAAATAA
- the LOC101173174 gene encoding cilia- and flagella-associated protein 251: MTIGKNSRKSSVRSSIRAPKFLDKSSGFYGRLDEPKTTTEEVPENEEQSVGDGGCMEEGKRSSPTVSAADEEMEAFDFSDDEETLLRRKPSRLSSRWRRSTRKKEKEEDQSEKPAEASVQEDIRGKIEAEIEEMRRTEEENEKDRLGKGPALVHFTIRGDADDQVLIRDKKRVREDEEGDEEERKMKREQEKGMKVLKRKTAKNYRKAFDRALRRGWETFVANLYSVTLTPMSSSSSPSLKKKNQDSSVLAEFQ, from the exons atgacgATTGGAAAAAACTCCAGGAAGAGCTCGGTTCGAAGCTCCATCAGAGCCCCAAAGTTCCTAGACAAGTCCAGCGGCTTCTACGGTCGCCTGGATGAGCCTAAGACCACCACAGAGGAGGTGCCCGAGAATGAGGAGCAGAGCGTGGGAGACGGCGGCTGCATGGAGGAGGGAAAAAGAAGCAGCCCAACCGTCTCAGCTGCAGACGAAGAGATGGAGGCGTTTGACTTCTCAGATGACGAAGAGACCCTCCTGAGGAGGAAGCCCAGCCGCCTCAGCAGCAGGTGGAGAAGGAGCACCCGaaagaaggagaaggaggaggatcAATCGGAGAAGCCGGCGGAGGCCTCCGTCCAGGAGGACATCAGGGGGAAGATCGAGGCGGAGATTGAGGAAATGAGgaggacagaggaggagaatgAGAAGGACAGGCTCGGGAAGGGGCCCGCACTTGTTCACTTCACGATTCGGGGAGACGCAGACGATCAAGTTCTGATCAGAGACAAGAAGAGGGTGCGAGAAGATGAGGAgggagatgaggaggagaggaagatgaagagggaGCAAGAAAAGGGGATGAAGGTGCTGAAGAGGAAAACAGCGAAGAATTATCGCAAG GCCTTCGACCGGGCGCTTCGACGAGGCTGGGAGACCTTCGTCGCCAACCTCTACAGCGTCACGCTCACACCTATGTCGTCATCCTCCTCGCCCTCTCTGAAGAAGAAGAACCAGGATAGCTCAGTGTTAGCTGAGTTTCAGTAG
- the arl2 gene encoding ADP-ribosylation factor-like protein 2, with translation MGLMTILKKMKQKEREVRLLMLGLDNAGKTTILKKFNGEDVSTISPTLGFNIKTLEHRGFKLNIWDVGGQKSLRSYWRNYFESTDGLVWVVDSADRLRLDDCKQELRTLLLEERLAGATLLVFTNKQDLPGALSKEAIREALALDEIKTHHWCVIGCSAITGENLLAGVDWLVDDIAARIFTKD, from the exons ATGGGGTTGATGACGATTTTGAAGAAGATGAAGCAAAAAGAGCGCGAGGTTAGACTCCTGATGCT AGGTCTGGACAACGCTGGAAAAACCACCATTCTGAAGAAATTTAACGGTGAAGACGTCAGCACCATCTCCCCCACCCTGGGCTTTAACATCAAGACTCTGGAGCACAGGGG GTTTAAATTGAACATCTGGGATGTGGGCGGTCAGAAGTCACTGCGCTCCTACTGGAGGAACTATTTTGAGAGCACGGATGGGCTGGTGTGGGTGGTGGACAGCGCAGACAGACTCCGACTAGACGATTGCAAGCAGGAGCTGAGAACCCTCCTGCTGGAGGAg AGGTTAGCAGGAGCCACGTTGCTGGtgtttacaaataaacaagacTTACCCGGTGCTTTATCTAAAGAAGCGATACGAGAG GCACTGGCCCTGGATGAGATCAAAACCCACCACTGGTGCGTCATTGGCTGCAGTGCAATAACAGGAGAAAACCTTCTGGCTGGGGTGGACTGGCTGGTAGACGACATCGCTGCACGGATCTTCACTAAAGACTGA
- the b3gat3 gene encoding galactosylgalactosylxylosylprotein 3-beta-glucuronosyltransferase 3 yields MKLKLKTVFVMYFMVSLMGLIYALMQLGQRCDCTEHIMVKDRTISRLQEELHHLKDVIKNSEATKLPPKQPARGPPPTTIFVITPTYARLVQKAELTRLSQTFLHVPQLHWIVVEDSPQKTPLVTDLLKKSGLVYTHLHVPTAKDHKLQEGDPSWLKPRGVQQRNEGLRWLREDRRAEAGGDNLQGVVYFADDDNTYSLQVFEEMRSTQRVSVWPVGLVGGMKYERPVVEGGKKVVRFHTGWRPNRPFPIDMASFAVSLKLVLANPEACFDGNAPMGLLESSFLQGLVTIDELEPKADNCTKVLVWHTRTEKPKMKREEALQAQGLGSDPALEV; encoded by the exons ATGAAGCTGAAGCTGAAGACAGTGTTTGTGATGTACTTCATGGTCTCCCTGATGGGTCTCATCTATGCTCTTATGCAGCTTG GTCAGCGCTGCGATTGCACAGAACACATCATGGTGAAAGATCGCACCATATCCCGCCTGCAGGAGGAGCTTCACCACCTGAAAGATGTCATAAAGAATTCGGAGGCGACCAAACTACCCCCGAAGCAGCCAGCCAGAGGCCCCCCGCCCACCACCATCTTCGTCATCACTCCCACATATGCCAG GCTGGTGCAGAAAGCAGAGCTGACCCGCCTGTCGCAGACTTTCCTCCACGTCCCTCAGCTCCACTGGATCGTGGTGGAGGACTCGCCCCAGAAGACTCCTCTGGTCACCGATCTTCTGAAGAAGAGCGGCTTGGTCTACACCCACCTGCACGTGCCAACCGCCAAGGACCACAAACTCCAGGAG GGAGACCCCAGCTGGCTGAAGCCCCGTGGCGTGCAGCAAAGAAATGAGGGGCTGCGGTGGCTGCGAGAGGACAGACGGGCTGAGGCGGGAGGGGACAACCTGCAGGGGGTGGTGTATTTTGCTGACGACGACAACACATACAGTCTGCAGGTGTTTGAAGAG ATGAGGAGCACCCAGCGGGTGTCAGTCTGGCCGGTGGGGCTGGTTGGTGGGATGAAATACGAGAGGCCCGTGGTCGAAGGAGGAAAG aAGGTGGTTCGCTTTCACACCGGCTGGCGGCCCAACCGCCCCTTCCCCATAGACATGGCCAGCTTTGCTGTGTCCCTGAAGCTGGTTCTGGCCAACCCAGAGGCTTGTTTTGATGGAAACGCACCAATGGGACTCTTGGAAAGCAGCTTCCTTCAGGGTCTGGTTACGATAGATGAGCTGGAGCCTAAAGCCGACAACTGCACTAAA GTGCTGGTGTGGCACACACGGACCGAGAAGCCCAAGATGAAGAGAGAGGAGGCGCTGCAGGCACAGGGACTGGGTTCAGACCCGGCTCTGGAGGTCTGA
- the b3gat3 gene encoding galactosylgalactosylxylosylprotein 3-beta-glucuronosyltransferase 3 isoform X1, translated as MATRMKLKLKTVFVMYFMVSLMGLIYALMQLGQRCDCTEHIMVKDRTISRLQEELHHLKDVIKNSEATKLPPKQPARGPPPTTIFVITPTYARLVQKAELTRLSQTFLHVPQLHWIVVEDSPQKTPLVTDLLKKSGLVYTHLHVPTAKDHKLQEGDPSWLKPRGVQQRNEGLRWLREDRRAEAGGDNLQGVVYFADDDNTYSLQVFEEMRSTQRVSVWPVGLVGGMKYERPVVEGGKVVRFHTGWRPNRPFPIDMASFAVSLKLVLANPEACFDGNAPMGLLESSFLQGLVTIDELEPKADNCTKVLVWHTRTEKPKMKREEALQAQGLGSDPALEV; from the exons ATGGCAACAAGGATGAAGCTGAAGCTGAAGACAGTGTTTGTGATGTACTTCATGGTCTCCCTGATGGGTCTCATCTATGCTCTTATGCAGCTTG GTCAGCGCTGCGATTGCACAGAACACATCATGGTGAAAGATCGCACCATATCCCGCCTGCAGGAGGAGCTTCACCACCTGAAAGATGTCATAAAGAATTCGGAGGCGACCAAACTACCCCCGAAGCAGCCAGCCAGAGGCCCCCCGCCCACCACCATCTTCGTCATCACTCCCACATATGCCAG GCTGGTGCAGAAAGCAGAGCTGACCCGCCTGTCGCAGACTTTCCTCCACGTCCCTCAGCTCCACTGGATCGTGGTGGAGGACTCGCCCCAGAAGACTCCTCTGGTCACCGATCTTCTGAAGAAGAGCGGCTTGGTCTACACCCACCTGCACGTGCCAACCGCCAAGGACCACAAACTCCAGGAG GGAGACCCCAGCTGGCTGAAGCCCCGTGGCGTGCAGCAAAGAAATGAGGGGCTGCGGTGGCTGCGAGAGGACAGACGGGCTGAGGCGGGAGGGGACAACCTGCAGGGGGTGGTGTATTTTGCTGACGACGACAACACATACAGTCTGCAGGTGTTTGAAGAG ATGAGGAGCACCCAGCGGGTGTCAGTCTGGCCGGTGGGGCTGGTTGGTGGGATGAAATACGAGAGGCCCGTGGTCGAAGGAGGAAAG GTGGTTCGCTTTCACACCGGCTGGCGGCCCAACCGCCCCTTCCCCATAGACATGGCCAGCTTTGCTGTGTCCCTGAAGCTGGTTCTGGCCAACCCAGAGGCTTGTTTTGATGGAAACGCACCAATGGGACTCTTGGAAAGCAGCTTCCTTCAGGGTCTGGTTACGATAGATGAGCTGGAGCCTAAAGCCGACAACTGCACTAAA GTGCTGGTGTGGCACACACGGACCGAGAAGCCCAAGATGAAGAGAGAGGAGGCGCTGCAGGCACAGGGACTGGGTTCAGACCCGGCTCTGGAGGTCTGA